ttactatacatatgtatgtataaatgtggATCAAATTTTTCACTCACAATtcagttatttaacaaaaaatttaagcccAGGCGTAACctcaaaatacattttttttttaatttttagcttTGTTCCCGTATTTAAATTACGTCAATCGAATCTgtcagtaaaattaaattaaaagaataaACCTTTAAAAACTTAAGTGGCTATTCGtccctaaaaaaattgtttccgttcaatatgaagtaaaatgaaaacaagtaaggacggctaagttcAGGGGTAACTTaagattacatactcagctgatagctttggagacaaaattatctttttcatggatacatacaaatggtaatactaaaatgtggagcaacttgcctttgctatctttattcgaaattttcgatatcgaaaaagtggtcgtagtcatagtccgatttcgtccatttttaataccaagataaagtgagttcaaataagtacgtgaactaagtttagaaatatatatcgatttttgctcaagctatcgtgttaacggccgagcggaagaacaggcggtcgactgtgtatagaaattgggcgtggcttcaaccgatttcgccctttttcacagaaagcagttatcgtcctagaatctaagtccctaccaaatttcacaaggattggtacgtTTTTGTTCGACCCGATTTCTatccacttttttgatatcgaaaatttcgaataaagatagcaaaggcaagttgttccacattttagtattaccatttgtatgtatccatgaaaaagataattttgtctccaaagctatcagctgagtatgtaatcttAAGTTACCCCTgaacttagccgtccttacttgttttcattttacttcatattgaacggaaacaatttttttagggaCGAATAGCCACTTAAGTTTTTAAAGGTttattcttttaatttaattttactgacAGATTCGATTGACGTAATTTAAATACGGGAACAAAGCTAAAAATTGTTCGACAAAtcgaaaattttattaaaactgtCGAATTGctcaaccgatttcccccattttcacagaaagcactTACCGTCATAGAAATtatgctcctgccaaatttcacaaggagtggtaaatttttgttcgacttatggcattaaaagtattctagacaaattaaatgaaaaagggcggagtcaagCCCATTTTGaatgtttcttttatttttgtattttgtttcaccatatcattactggagttgaatgttgacataatttactgatttaataatttgggaaaaatttaaacaacgtgacatcaggacggacaaggcgacagctgtttcgattataccttgtaaatctcttcaaagccttttctcccgggagtgggagtcgaacccgcacccctacgatagttgaaatggttataaacgcattcagctacgtcatgccttagtttttgtaaagtttttcccaattgccttctttttgcatattttaatattttacacattgcataattcgtatgcaattatgtgttaaagctatgcttggtacggcggtttttcaaaagaaactttggttttgttgctgtttttgttctatttatagaactacaacgaattaaccaattttgtctgtttgtatgatttaatcggggattgcccgtattgcttttttaaatgtatgaaaacatttatttgaagcaatttttaaattttttttataatttatttaataatttgggaaaaatttaaacaacgtgacatcaggacggacaaggcgacagctgtttcgattatatcttgtaaatctcttcaaagcgttttctcccgggagttggagtcgaacccgcacccctacgatagttgaaatggttataaacgcattcagctacgccatgcctttgttgttgtaaagtttttcccaattgccttctttttgcatattttaatcttttacgcactgcatacttcgtatgcaattatgtgttaaagctatgcttggtacggcggtttttcaaagaaacttaatttacttatacttgtcgatcgataacaaatccataaacATTTATTGATTACAAATATATAACTTTTAGATAATTCATcgattacaaaccgataactcctctatacgaaaaaaaaaacggtaaGTCGTCTATACCTCGTAGATAACACTCCATAACAAACATCAACCACGTCGAAGACATTCGTTATCGATAAGAAGCTGTTAAAACTTCcacaaaataaatttgttttgtcTATAATGAggtaaactaaagaaaaacaTCCAACAAAGACACATAATAAATCGCGAGTATAAAGTACTCATTCAGTTCGAACATATAGACGTACTACGTCGAGACCACGTCAATAATAAAACGATAAACCAGCGGTAATGAATCGATAACATTACAAAATCGATCACATATTGAAAACGcaccgataacttgtcgataaaaaAATGGTGACATTTCTAAAACAAAACGATAACTTTATTCGATACCAAATCCATAACTTTTAAatactttttcgataacaaacctaaACTCATCGCTAAACAATGTacatataacaaatcgataacttgtctatACCTCGTTGAAAGCATGCCACAAAATCCgctaataaatgaataaaaatctaaaatttcctAAAATCATGAAGTCCTTCTAGCGGACTAAGATTAAGGCTTTTCGTACTTATGGATGGACCCAGCTAGTTATGTCTATGTAAAAACTGTCCACTTTTTCCTAGGTAAAATCCAATCAGTTAGTTATGCCATGTACAGATGACCACAGCTCTATCTAGGCACTGAATAGTTTTTCGTAGGTAGGACTGCAATAAAACTTTATACTCTTGTTTTTTGCGCTTGCAGGAATTAGCTTCATAGCATCCGCGGATTCGTCCGcacgaagaaaataaaacaaacatattttaacttttttgCTCCCATATGGCCTTTAAAATAGATCCGTAACGTTGTCGAAATGATAACGCATACAACCGCTTAGTAACCTGGAGTTAAACCCAGAAAGTATCCACACATGGTTTCGATATGACCTCGAAATAACCCGAAATAGAAAAGTCCCGAGATTGACCAGTGATAGTAATGAATTAAtaggaaatagtcccgaaaaaatttgcgtaatggtcccaaaattatcaacaaaaaaaaaaaaaaaacagttttgaaaTATTATCGAAAGTATAACAATatcgtttttttttgttgtttgagcgataaggacactccccgaaggccttggggagtgttatcgatgttgatactcctttgccggatgcagatacgTTCCGGTAAGGCACcacccggccatctcgggaatgatttagtatgatcacatgaaaccttTGAAGGCCATTGCGTgcttccaccccctagatccacgaggaacttggggtcgccatagcctcggctgttaaagtaactggattcgccacgggttggtgaggttgacaattggtttggagaagctatatttttcGCTGACGATactttgaaagggttgcactgCAAAACCCctttaatcaatttggtattttaaccGCCTCTTACAACAAGCTTATCCGCCGTAGGTATATTCCAAGCCCCCTAAACCGATAGGCATAATACATAACAAAGAAATGATCCGGAATAGCCACGAAAAATAATCCGGAAAGGACTGCAATAATGCCGAAATCGTTccgaaatgatttcgaaaataaTCTCCAAATGGTcttgtatttttaaagaaaactttctTATTTTCAAAGTTATATAAGCGCAAATCTATATTAAgcatgattttatttttatttttttaatgtgaaAATTTAAAAGCCTGGATGTCGGCACGTATGGAGCTCGACATATCTGGACATTTGCTTTTGAGACTCAACTGCGCCAAAACGGCttccaaattaaatgaaattttgcatacaggTAGAAAAAACTGTTGAAGGATTTACCGTTTTCGTTCAGTCGCCCTTTGGTAACACCTTTTAACGAAATGCTCCGAAAATATTCTTGAAATCGGTTTGAAATATCCCGAAACCAATACGGATattatttcgaaaacaaatcCGAAATGGTACAGATATAATTCTTAAATAGCTGCCAAACGTCTacgaaacaatcccgaaataataTCGAAAGTAATGCGGAAGTTATCAATGGACCGAAAGAATAACGAAACAGTCTCAACATGATTATGACTTTATTCCGTATACAACCAAGGAACtgatccgaaaaagtcccgaaaatatcGTGAATGGAATACTAAAAAGTCTTAATAAGTCTTGAAAGAATCTTGATGCAgctccaaaaattgttttaaCAACAAACGTACGTCGCTGCGAGGAGTGTCttaatcgttaatacaacaaaaacaacaacaacgtacgTCAATGCATGTATCTGGCAGATAGAAATAGCTGCATGTGTGTCTACAAAGGAAAATAGTAGCAGAAAAACTGGCAGCGCTGCGGGCAAAACTGCTGCCCATTTTGCGTGTTGAGACGGGCCATACCGAGAACGGAGTTCAGAATATGTATATTGTAATGTGGCAGCTGTAGCAACGCCAATAATTTGGCTGGTGTATCGCTTATCAGAAGTTGTTTCATTTACATTGATTAAAAGAGAAACGCGTACGAAACAGTCTTGAAATTATTCAGAAGTTGTCCTGAAGTGATGTACCTAAAATACATCTGAAATTGTTCAAAAatttcccgaaatagtcccgaaattattccgaaaatacGCTCGAAGTGACCTTGTAGTAGTGTTAAGATGGTTTCGAAATGATCCAGAAGTTTTCCAGAACTGTTTTCTTATACAATCCCGAAGTTAATCTGAAATTTTGTTGAATTGGTGCCAAAATAGTATTGAATGATTCCTAAAGTAGTGCCGAAGTGGTTTGGAAAGTGTTACAAAATGATCCAGAAGTTATCCCGAACTCATAcctaaaatagtcccgaagtaaTCTTGAAATTGTTCAAAAGGGATTCCCAAATAGTCGCGAAATAATTCCGCAAGGCATCCTCAAAAATGGTTTCTATAGAGTCTTGAAATGAGACattaaataatattgaaattgtCCCAGTGATCCCAAAAATAACACCGAGATGACTATAGAACGGTCCTGAAATGGTTTGAGATAAAATAATCACAAACTTATCCAGAAATCGTTCTAATTTGGTGACGAAAAATTTAGGAATGATTCCGAAAGTAATGCCGAAGTGATCTCACAGCAGTCCTAAAACGGTTTCGATATTATCCAGAAGTTGCCTggaaataatatcttaaataatactgaaattgttccaaattgggcccgaaatgactccgaaaaTATTACCAAAGTGATCCTACAACTGTCCTAAAATAGAATCTTCCCACAGATCGCACTACTCACATCTGCAATCACTGCCGAGGCCTGATTTATGAGCATAtaacgccagaaagcagtgttcaGTTTGTATTCCCATCGTGAGCATATCATAATCTCTCTATATAGATATGAGCGACTTTGTGAGTGTAATACCGTATGACTTGCACTTGGTCCCAAACGGACTGGGACGTCTACCGCCGATTTAGcaagtgctgcaccctcctttgccaactcattggcCTTTTCGTTGTCTTTTATCATTTTATGACCGGGAATTCAGTATCGATGTATGGTCCTGCCGGAGCGAAGTcttttcaatgcttctttgcattctagGACACTTACTGATGATGTACTTttttgccttaatcgccgcctgactatcctTCAGAATTTCTGCTACTTTCTTCGCGACTATAATTTCcgcctggaagacgctgcagtTATCTGGCAGCGTATAGAATCTACtaatttctggatcgacacagttaacagcagacccgaccccttcacTTTTAAGTTTCGCTTTTAAATTGAAGTCACCTTTTTAAAGCAAATTAGTACAATCGCAGCTTGAAACCAACGAGCTTGAACGAGGAGTCAGTCTTTATTTTCCATCCGATGTGGACTGGCAATATTTCCAGCCATGGAGAAAGTTCGCTCAGCTTCTATTGATGTATTATACACAAATACTTCGTCGTTGAACTGCATATTTCAAGATAAACCAAATGGTGGTGGACATAACGTCATTTTTTTGGTTTTCACAATCAAATAGAAACTTCACATCGGTTAATTCTGCATAGTCTGCATCTTACGAAACGGCATTGTTTGCTTAATATACATGACATATTTATACATCTGTTCTTTTGTTAGATAGTCTTCATAAAGAATCTATAGAAGAAAAAGTTGCGTGCAGTTTCTTTTACTTTAGGGGGTTTTACCATATGGGTTTAAATAATACGTTGCTTTTTCAAACGGTTttagaattttaattaaaatacaaatgCCTTCCCACTTGCAGCGTTTAAGGCTTCCTTGTTCAGAAGATAAATGACGTTGAAATTATGTTGTCTTTTATAAAACACTGTTGTTGTAATGCTGCATACATGACTGATGCACTGACGTGTCCGCTGTGACCTATTTAACGGTGGGTCAGGATTATTCCTAGAAAGATTTCAGTATTGACGAAACTGACCTTTTTGGAAATAGTTTTGAATGCTTATCAGAGTGTGCTTAGTtgtggagggaatacttctcttcATTGCTAGCTAGCGAGGGAGAAGACGAACCCCATACCCCAATGGCCGATGATGGCAAACATGTTCAAACACCCGACTATGACTAAAGGATAATTGCAATATCCCGGCTAAGAAATCACAAGTCGCCAGGTAATGACGGAATAcccgccgagctgttcaaacGAGGAGGAGAAGAGTTGGCCAAATGCATGcatcaactcctatgcaaaatatggtgggATGAGCGCATTCATCAAGATTGGAACTTAAGTACCGCGGCATCAGCTTAATATCACGTATAAGATCCTATCTAGCGTACTGTGAAGCTCATAGTCAAAAaattgattggaccttatcagtgcggagacagacctggtaaatctactatcgacatatcttcacgatgcgccagatcctggagaagactcaAGTTAAAAGAATCGACACTCGCCATCTTTTCGTTGACTTCAAAGCAGCATTTTACAGTGCGAAAGGAAGCTGCGTGTATGCTGATATGTTTGGATTTAACTTCTCTGCAAAGTTAATAAGGATCTTCCAAATGATGTCTTCATAAAAAATCCGTAAggattggaaaggacctctctgaggcattcgaaaccaaacgaagTTTCAGACAAGGTGACTCTCTTTCACCCGATTTCTTTAACATAAGCTGGAGGTGATAATTCTAGCACTagaactaaaccgtgatggtacaGTCTATTATAAGAGtgtacaattactggcatatgctgatgttattcattgtctaagctttggtgattcgacgggcgaatattttttttttttacataattatattatttgttattttagtggACTGTGGGTTATTTTAGAGAGAGTtcgctatgcacctgttacaccttgtatgtattcattggggtGAGCACTGAGGACTCGAAGGTATAGGCTGCGGGTTGAAccaccttattttgctttgaaaaacccccgcTTTGGGATTTCtattttaaactatgtctttagactttttcactaaccagttgagaattaaaatggctaatgaaacaaacggaAGAAAAATGTCCATAATTTAAGTCACTTATACATTGATATTATTGACCTTAACAAACGCGCAGTGAGTTCTGCCTTGTCTGGATAAGataaaagagcaaaaaagggGTCTTCCGGTAAATAAGGGCAAGACTAATTACTTGtcgtcatccaagaaagaatcggcgcattcgagccttaaaagtatttcagtcgacattGCAGTTTGGAATCAGAGGAAGGGGGATACCTCCATTGAGCTTGGAGAGGTAGGTGGAGGAAGAGTTGACAACCCTTGGTGCTGCCAATTGGCGTTAGCTATCGCGAAACAAGTATTCAAGGTATTTAATGCAGTGAAATTCAGTTACTTTAACATCACCGTGGTCGAATACTTTTATAAAACTTGACGGTattgaagtttttgaaaaattcatagtCTAAATATGTAACATCGTAGGGTTCTGGTTTCTTCCGGGCTGATTTACATATCCCAACATATTCCACAGGAATATCGATAATTCTATTTTTCAGGGCGCGCTCATGTGGAGTGCATACGGTCCATACTAAATTTCAGTGCTGCATTAAACAAGGCATTACTCATAACGTAATAACGATTTTGGTACGGCAAGCCATCActataaaaaaaactattttttgagtattttaatttaaagggagaatttttttttttttttcgatgaaaAAAACGACATTGCTTGCAAACTTTTCAGCACCTGTGTACATCACCTTCCAATTTATTCCATAAAAAGCAGTAGACCTTCCGTGTGAACACCTTTTCTATTTCGGGGTCTTACAGTCCTAGTTGTTTTCACTTggactttgtactttttttgtatgcctttcatgaaaatgcaatattatattaactttgtcacgaattGTAAATCCTTATAGAAAAATAGAcggacccaccaataagtataccgaaatgagttgatttagccatgtccgtctgtctgtttgtatgcaaactagtccctcaatttttaaaatatcttgataaaatttggtgagcgggtatatttaggtgtccgattagaaatTTGTCTAAACCGGCCTcgtcggaccactatagcatatatcatcaacctcatacaaccgatttttcggaatagaggatttttgtcatatcttcctcaatttatcagattgaagcttcaaactttaccatatgctttcatatattgcacatattgttgtctgaaaatatggatgagatcggtcgtacatATAGCATATAACCCCCACAACAGATTGtccagataagaagcttttcgtaattactgtcccattttaacagctagaggcttcaaatacCGAATGGTTTGGTATATAGCAAaccttgttgtctgaaaaattcgaggaaatcggtcgtatatatagcatatggcCCCTACAACGCATTAttgagataagaaatttttcgtaatttctgccccattttaatagctagaaccttcaagtttcaccaaaaaTTATAgggttcggtggtatatatattatataccccatataaactgtcatttcatcaaatacttacgcttacgtcaaataattgttaaaataagtATTTCATGGTCATAGTATTTTTCAtttagaccacaaaaaacgtgaaactttgcatcctcacacaaagtgcctacctattttttttaattttatatttatcgtcaaaatcgcttaggtatgtacatctgttcactatatatctcatatcttatacagccaattatctggatattacgaatgggatattaAGCCCCATTCaggaaaggtatgaagccttcggcagtCCCATCCTCgcttgttttaatttaaatattgcaTAACACTGTATAAAAAGATGGAAAATGACATTATGATAACTTTCTCTTTTAATTGATATTCTTAGTTTTTCTATCTTACTGCGCTTAAACCCCAGTTTTAATAAAATCTAGATTTAGCACGATGGTCACGAAGCCAGTGATATGTGATACATGCATGGCGTATATGTAATTTTTATATGCACCCTTCGATTTGATCGTTCGATTTTGAAAATCGAATTGTTCCAATATTTTTAAGGGTCCTATTGTGCATACCTAGACAGAGCCTatgttagttaatttttttttcaaccgtCCATATTTATTTCTTGCACACATTTGTTCACAACCTAAAAACTTGATCCACCCTAATGCATACCTatgttcatatatgtatatatttatatgaatATGCTTCCCAactaaaagtaaatttaaattaatttaggcGCGTGCCGAAACAAAAATGTTCCTGCAATCCACCATCACCGATTATTACTCCACTCAAGCGAATATGGATGCCGTTACCCTTATGTGGAATCAATTAATGGCACAAATGAGCTGTTGTGGTGTTAGCGATTATCGAGATTTTGATGGTTCATTAGCATGGGTCAGCAACAAAGGTAATCGCACGTTACCCGAAGTCTGTTGCATATTAAAAGACGTTAGCCAACTATTACCGCGTGACGATGATTGTGTAACTAATCCCAGCGAAAGAAATAGTTACTATAAAAAGGTAAATTTATTGGTAGCAACCCTCATATTAGCTAAACCATTTTATTTGAAATACATATTAataaatcttttttttaattacagGGTTGCTATGAGGTTTTCACTGACTGGATAATTTCACACCGCGAAATCATTTTTGGCGTGTTGTTGGGCGTTGGCGTTGCCCATTTATTTGCGATATTTTTGGCTTTCTGCCTTTGCAAGGCATTTGCCAAGTATCATGGCATGCGGCTTTAAGGATTGTAAAAATTGAGGGTTTTTTGGGAAACTGGTTTACCAGCCCCTGCTGGCATATTGTTAAACGAAATATGACTAGAGAATTTTAAAGTTGTGACAGAAAGACGGACAAGcaagttttgttttttgttgattttttatgcatattttagaAACGATTTGTGGATTAGGGTGCCCTTTATTTACCAAGTGGTTATTTTTGTGACACGCCTCCTAAATTCTTaccaaagagtttttatttgttaagagccatcactcgatactttggcaaCAACATAACCACCAattcatgccgaatgttttctcaaggaagttttggttAGTTTCTTAACTGCATCCTATTTATTTATGCGATATAGTGACTTTACGTAATTGCGATTTTTGCAAAGAGAGttaatttattaatttgttgcaataattaaaataaacCAAGATACGATACGAAAATGCGTAGAATATACATATCCATCTGACAAAAAAAATTACCACCGACTACCTGAGAAAACATTGAGCAATTTTCCGAAGTATCGATTGACGGCTCTTtacaaataaaaactattttgTTTTGCTTAAGATAATTTTTGATTGAGTGaaattatcgaaaagttgttaCGACGCTTTTTTGTACAGCGTTAATTATTTTATAACAACATCAAACCTGCTCGTATATTgaaattgcaaagttttattttttgttaaaggTTTCAAAGTCCCATACAATTTTTCggtttaaaataaatacatacatttgtattagagcgggtcaaattgtatggatggattttttttcatcaggagtatagcaaaaacgtaatctacagatgttaacatctgtttccaaacgtgaaatagaaaaaaaaaacgtgaaggtgttatggctgttacaacagaaagtcgtgaaaaacaaacacgaatggagagcaaaaaggtttttaaaaataataacataacattacttttattttgaaaaatacgttaaaatggtcaattctaactaaaaaaataattttttaaataaattacattaaaattataaaaattgtgtttttttactaactacttgaaaatataggtttttttcaagtttttgctactaaaacgaattcgaaaaaagaaaaactgtctaaatgaaagttgttggaaatgttctgaacttattttagctgtaaagaaaaaaaaatgccataaaaaatttgttaaaaatgataatatagtagttcaaagtttattttaggctaatttctcatattttaagcctgatatctcaactataattcaaaaacactatagatattaatacagattctgaaatgtacgtaaaatatctttaaagtaagaccaatatgatatttttcctataattctatcagaagctatgaagactttttggccaaaccctacatgcATATGGCACAATATCTCTTTGCAAAAGTCGGGGagtcgaaatcggacttagagctatattgtcttcagcaatttttcttagaatcatctgtagattacgtttttgctatactcctgatggagaaaagttgacccgctctaatatgtatgtaaaacTTTTTTTGACTAAGCAAGAAAACGAACTTGATAAATAACGGACACCCTATTGtagataatttttttattataaattacttttctataaagGACTTGCGAATCATAttgttatgtatttacataacaccgggctataaaaataaaaaaatttaataactgaGAAGTAGTGTCAATTTCTCTATGGTTCATTCTAGTAACACAAGAGCCAAGTTGAGCGGTTTTCATATAATCTTAAGTTGCGGATAATAAGCCCGTTTTTCTTATTCTTGGGCATCCAGAATGGCTACAactccatattgtaacgaatttagtgcaattcctcttatttgcaaccttctgctaacgttcgaaacgctaaactgttgaacaaataactccactactcaataatgcaaaatggctgctcgccagatagcgtcttaaatcaaactattgtcgcgcctctactgttgctgcttttatattgTGCGGCTTCCTCGTTGATATTTTtataggcgcttccatttccagaactttctagttagttatcagctataaaattactcgactgtaactacagatgcttgattttatagcttctctcataccccatgcgcgtgtatatgtgaccgacacttgcacaaccattgcatactttcgggaataTCTCATATATAttcatgtggttgtgcgttgttctccgctgcgtgtacgcacatatgtagacataatgattgatttattgatgtgcatacaagtcactgcttagaatcggcttagagatgatagtatcccttagtgctgctaatattcgtcacattatttaCCACATCCCAGAAATATGacaaaaaaagttttcattttaACATCAGATTCAATGCAGCTAATCAGATGATACTGAAATAAATAGCTATCATTGAAGTTCAATAAGGTAcgagacaattttttttctatctgTTAGTCAAAACTTGGAGCGGTTCTTAATTCGATTCTTACTTACTTTAAACAACTAAAAAGAAGTTTCCGAATTCTGCTACTTTTGATGTACAAAACTCTCTGTGACTGTGTCTTCTTAACCTTAGCGATTTTTATCCATGCCTGAACTGAAGACTAAttgaaaaaaagcaatatggccTAAATCAAAAATGCCTACAAGAACTTCTTAGTGCCTCGGAAATATAATCGGCCTTCAACTACATGTTGTCTGAGCCCAGCGATTGGCATTCAGCTGAGCAAACAGGGAACCAATTTTTGCTTTCACTTCAAGCTATTTTGGATAacacaagtgtgatatcttaagcATAGAGgtgaaaataacaaaaagatACGGTCTCCTGATATTCAAAGATATGATAGTCTCATACT
The Eurosta solidaginis isolate ZX-2024a chromosome 5, ASM4086904v1, whole genome shotgun sequence DNA segment above includes these coding regions:
- the Tsp66E gene encoding CD82 antigen isoform X4, with the translated sequence MGSNCGVWLAKYLLCLFNFLFFVIGTIVLGTGTWLAVDKASLIALLKMVESEHINQFTQPRVIEQMAYVLIAIGSLMFFMSFLGYCGAIRESRCLLTTYGIFMIMLLIAEFVAGGLAAFYKDKARAETKMFLQSTITDYYSTQANMDAVTLMWNQLMAQMSCCGVSDYRDFDGSLAWVSNKGNRTLPEVCCILKDVSQLLPRDDDCVTNPSERNSYYKKGCYEVFTDWIISHREIIFGVLLGVGVAHLFAIFLAFCLCKAFAKYHGMRL